In one window of Manis pentadactyla isolate mManPen7 unplaced genomic scaffold, mManPen7.hap1 scaffold_427, whole genome shotgun sequence DNA:
- the LOC118930037 gene encoding teratocarcinoma-derived growth factor 1: protein MDCRKMERFSSSVILIVAISKAFELQVTTGLGHRELARPALGDLALRGGSLPTLEETAAHHRPSQFVPSTGVQDSRQLNKTCCLNGGTCMLGSFCACPPTFYGRNCEHDVGKENCGSVPHDTWLPRKCSMCKCWRGWLRCLPQTFLPGCGGHVMDEHLAASRTPELTLSPCTPLMLAGLCLVVQSFH from the exons ATGGACTGCAGGAAGATGGAGCGCTTCTCTTCCAG TGTGATTTTGATCGTGGCCATTTCCAAGGCTTTTGAACTTCAAGTGACCACTG GGCTGGGCCACCGTGAACTTGCACGTCCGGCTCTGGGAGACCTGGCCCTCAGAGGTGGCAGCCTTCCGACCCTGGAGGAAACCGCGGCTCACCATCGACCTTCCCAGTTTGTGCCGTCCACGGGAGTCCAGGACA GCAGGCAGCTAAACAAGACCTGCTGTCTGAATGGGGGGACTtgcatgctgggctccttttgtGCCTGCCCCCCCACCTTCTATGGGCGGAACTGTGAGCATGACGTGGGCAAAGA GAACTGCGGGTCTGTGCCCCACGACACCTGGCTGCCCAGGAAGTGTTCCATGTGTAAGTGCTGGCGCGGCTGGCTTCGCTGCCTTCCTCAGACATTTCTGCCGGGCTGTG GTGGCCATGTGATGGACGAGCACCTCGCAGCTTCCAGGACTCCAGAATTAACACTGTCCCCATGCACCCCTCTGATGCTAGCTGGCTTGTGCCTTGTTGTACAAAGTTTCCATTAA